A stretch of Methanobrevibacter sp. YE315 DNA encodes these proteins:
- a CDS encoding 4Fe-4S binding protein: MIVKDWCSFCGECAGVCPRNLIQVREYSLVFNDDDCKECDTCIKACPINALEKED; this comes from the coding sequence ATGATAGTAAAAGATTGGTGCTCATTTTGCGGTGAGTGCGCTGGAGTTTGTCCAAGAAATTTAATACAAGTAAGAGAGTATTCATTAGTATTTAATGATGATGACTGTAAAGAATGTGATACATGCATTAAAGCATGTCCGATAAATGCATTAGAAAAAGAGGATTGA
- a CDS encoding NAD(P)/FAD-dependent oxidoreductase, with amino-acid sequence MIETDVIVVGSGPAGSSAAKHAALGGARVILMDKKSEIGSPKRCAEGVSIQGLEKLGIEPSPRWVTQEIQGIRIQTPDGTDVWMTSEEVKIPEAGYILERKVFDKHMAMDAARAGAEIRIKTLVTGIDKIEDGYIVYTECMGEQIDYKCKVLIAADGPEGHVARWAGLRPAAKPKEMESGVQYEMCNVEFERPGVIEFYLGSCAPGGYVWIFPKGDDIANVGLAILPHKAEKTAKEYLDDFIAKCPYTQNAQAVEMNVGGDPVGGMTKKLYDDNILVCGDAAGQVNPLTGGGIISGMTGGMCAGQVAAQAIKEDCSKKFLKQYDEMAHAELDHDIKRYKKVQEYLLTLSDDELDSIGHAFQDESFDKISTTEIVKKLIKVSPKALLKLGKFV; translated from the coding sequence ATGATTGAAACTGATGTAATTGTAGTTGGTTCAGGACCTGCAGGTTCAAGTGCAGCTAAACATGCCGCATTAGGTGGCGCTAGAGTAATTTTAATGGATAAGAAATCTGAAATCGGTTCACCAAAAAGATGTGCTGAAGGTGTTTCAATTCAAGGACTTGAAAAATTAGGAATTGAGCCTTCACCTCGTTGGGTAACTCAGGAAATCCAGGGTATCAGAATCCAAACTCCCGATGGAACTGACGTATGGATGACTAGTGAAGAAGTCAAAATACCTGAAGCAGGTTACATTTTGGAAAGAAAAGTTTTCGATAAGCATATGGCAATGGATGCTGCAAGAGCAGGTGCAGAAATCAGAATCAAAACCTTAGTAACCGGAATTGATAAGATTGAGGATGGTTATATTGTCTACACCGAATGCATGGGTGAACAAATAGATTACAAATGTAAAGTTTTAATCGCAGCTGACGGTCCTGAAGGTCACGTTGCAAGATGGGCTGGATTAAGACCTGCAGCAAAACCTAAAGAAATGGAATCAGGTGTTCAATATGAAATGTGCAATGTGGAATTCGAAAGACCTGGAGTAATTGAATTTTACTTAGGCTCATGTGCACCTGGCGGATATGTCTGGATTTTCCCTAAAGGTGATGACATTGCAAATGTTGGTTTAGCTATTTTACCGCACAAGGCTGAAAAAACAGCAAAAGAATACTTGGATGACTTTATTGCAAAATGCCCATACACTCAAAATGCTCAGGCTGTTGAGATGAATGTAGGTGGAGATCCAGTTGGCGGAATGACCAAAAAACTTTATGATGACAACATTTTAGTATGCGGAGATGCTGCCGGTCAGGTAAACCCATTAACCGGTGGTGGAATAATCTCAGGTATGACTGGTGGAATGTGTGCAGGTCAAGTTGCAGCTCAAGCTATTAAGGAAGACTGCTCCAAAAAATTCCTAAAACAGTATGATGAAATGGCTCATGCAGAATTGGACCATGATATCAAAAGATATAAGAAGGTACAGGAATACTTGCTTACCTTATCTGATGACGAATTGGACAGCATAGGACATGCATTCCAAGACGAAAGCTTTGATAAGATTTCAACCACTGAAATCGTTAAAAAATTAATTAAAGTATCTCCAAAAGCATTACTTAAATTAGGTAAATTTGTATAG